Proteins encoded by one window of Arachis ipaensis cultivar K30076 chromosome B04, Araip1.1, whole genome shotgun sequence:
- the LOC107634989 gene encoding pentatricopeptide repeat-containing protein At3g18020-like encodes MQSRTTTFLIHSKSKPFFVLPCLPFSTTIHNPTIQHGQHHHSTTTFHNRNLAAIIHSLCDAHRFDEAHNIFSLFLSSGFLPDHRTSNVLLSRLLPSRTPHRTWACALSLIQANHGFVPSIVTYHRLMDHFCRFCQPQQAHILFFDMKGRGHSPNVVSYTTLINGYCLIGGIGDARKVFDEMLDSGIAANSLTYSVLVGGFLRMRDIEGAKGMMCQLWEKMRVEREASMKTAAFVNLVDSLCRGGFFNELFRIAEEFALGGSLCEEVAYGQMIDSLCKVGRYHAAARIVYIMRKRGLVPSVASYNYIIHGLSKDGDCMRAYQLLEEAEFGFLLSEHTYKVLVEALCQVLDVDKARKVLEHMLSREGVDKTRIYNIYLRALCTVNNPTELLNVLVLMLQSQCHADVITLNTVINGFCKMGRIDEALTVLQDMLSGKFSAPDVVTFTTIISGLLDTARVDEAVELLHKVMPENGVRPSVATYNAFLLGLYKLKRPNDALRAFNNMASNGITADSTTYTVVVDGLCESNQIDEAKNFWHNVIWPSGIHDNFVYAAILKGFCRTNKFNEACHFLYELVDSGVSPNIFSYNIVINCACNLGLKREAYQIVREMKRNKLTPDCVTWRILDKLHGKVRTHNHFEDRNLSALYDRASLGT; translated from the coding sequence ATGCAATCACGCACCACCACCTTTCTCATCCATAGTAAATCCAAACCCTTCTTCGTTCTCCCCTGTCTTCCATTCTCAACCACCATCCACAACCCCACCATTCAACATGGACAACACCACCACTCCACCACCACCTTCCACAACCGCAACCTTGCCGCCATCATCCACTCCCTCTGTGATGCCCACCGTTTCGATGAAGCCCACAACATCTTCTCCCTCTTCCTCTCCTCCGGCTTCCTCCCTGACCACCGCACCTCCAACGTTCTCCTCTCCCGCCTCCTCCCCTCTCGAACCCCGCACCGAACCTGGGCTTGTGCCCTTTCTTTGATCCAAGCTAACCACGGCTTCGTTCCCTCCATTGTCACCTATCACCGCTTAATGGATCACTTTTGCAGGTTCTGTCAACCCCAACAAGCTCACATACTGTTCTTCGACATGAAGGGTAGAGGGCATTCCCCCAATGTGGTTTCTTATACTACTCTCATTAATGGGTACTGCTTAATTGGTGGAATTGGTGATGCCCgcaaggtgtttgatgaaatgcttgataGTGGTATTGCGGCAAATTCTTTGACTTATAGTGTTTTAGTCGGCGGGTTTCTTAGGATGAGGGATATAGAAGGAGCAAAGGGAATGATGTGCCAGTTATGGGAGAAGATGAGGGTTGAAAGGGAGGCTTCGATGAAGACGGCAGCCTTCGTGAATCTAGTTGATTCTCTGTGTAGGGGAGGGTTCTTCAATGAATTGTTTAGGATAGCCGAGGAGTTTGCATTAGGGGGCAGTTTGTGTGAGGAGGTTGCATATGGACAGATGATAGATTCACTCTGCAAGGTTGGGAGGTATCATGCGGCTGCTAGGATTGTGTATATAATGAGGAAGAGAGGATTAGTTCCGAGTGTAGCgtcttataattatattatacatGGGCTTAGCAAGGATGGTGATTGTATGAGAGCTTATCAGTTATTAGAGGAAGCTGAATTCGGATTCTTGCTTTCTGAGCATACCTACAAGGTGTTGGTGGAAGCTCTTTGCCAAGTGCTGGATGTGGACAAGGCAAGGAAAGTTCTTGAACACATGCTAAGTAGGGAAGGCGTCGACAAGACTAGGATTTACAACATCTATTTAAGAGCTCTTTGTACTGTGAATAATCCAACAGAACTCTTGAATGTGCTTGTGCTCATGCTTCAAAGCCAGTGTCATGCAGATGTGATCACACTTAACACAGTTATCAATGGATTTTGCAAGATGGGGAGGATTGATGAAGCTCTAACGGTATTACAGGACATGTTGAGTGGTAAATTTTCCGCTCCCGATGTTGTGACCTTCACTACGATCATTTCTGGTTTATTAGACACTGCAAGAGTTGATGAAGCTGTTGAGTTGCTCCATAAAGTAATGCCTGAAAATGGTGTAAGACCGAGTGTTGCGACATATAATGCTTTTCTCCTAGGCCTATACAAACTGAAGAGGCCAAATGATGCATTGAGGGCCTTCAATAATATGGCAAGTAATGGCATTACTGCAGATAGTACCACTTATACTGTTGTGGTAGATGGTCTATGTGAATCTAACCAAATAGATGAAGCAAAGAATTTTTGGCACAATGTTATATGGCCTTCAGGGATTCATGATAATTTTGTTTATGCAGCAATTCTGAAAGGGTTCTGTCGCACCAATAAATTTAACGAAGCTTGTCATTTTTTATATGAACTGGTAGATTCTGGGGTGTCTCCAAATATATTTAGTTATAATATTGTGATCAATTGTGCTTGCAATCTAGGTTTGAAAAGGGAGGCTTATCAGATTGTTAGAGAGATGAAAAGGAATAAACTCACACCTGATTGTGTGACATGGAGGATTCTTGACAAGTTACATGGCAAAGTGAGGACCCACAATCATTTTGAAGATCGAAATTTGTCAGCACTCTATGACAGAGCTTCACTTGGTACTTGA
- the LOC107634990 gene encoding CAX-interacting protein 4 yields MPATAGRVRMPANNRVHSSAALQTHGIWQSAIGYDPYAPNKDDKDSSQNLPDAKPDAENAYASFQGLLQLAKITNADVDISRGACKKCGRVGHLKFQCKNYVKVKDDNEERDAEAMQSLGLVGLDKKLKGKADKLDKRSNVESTEEEDEEEDSESSDSEVDLEIERIIAERSGKKISEKHGSSRKKGSSDDDGSDRDSAKKRKKRGRSKKRTGKREVSDSDDSGERRRRKRRRAHRRKRDMSSDEDDEYRHSRRKSRKEKRRRRSRRSDSDSESSEDSDVLHKRKSKRPPSSDSDSYYDSRKGRDAKRSEKRRRHHHGDDE; encoded by the coding sequence ATGCCAGCTACAGCAGGTAGGGTTCGCATGCCTGCGAACAATAGGGTGCACAGTAGTGCAGCCCTTCAGACCCATGGCATTTGGCAGAGTGCCATTGGCTATGATCCTTATGCACCAAACAAGGACGACAAAGATTCTTCACAGAATCTCCCGGATGCCAAACCTGATGCTGAGAATGCATATGCTAGCTTCCAGGGGCTTCTTCAGCTTGCTAAGATAACCAATGCTGATGTTGATATCTCCCGTGGGGCCTGCAAAAAGTGCGGCCGTGTTGGGCACCTCAAGTTTCAGTGCAAGAACTATGTGAAGGTCAAGGATGATAATGAGGAGAGAGATGCTGAAGCTATGCAGTCTCTAGGGTTGGTTGGATTGGATAAAAAGTTGAAGGGGAAGGCTGATAAGCTCGATAAGAGAAGCAATGTTGAGAGCACAGAAGAGGAGGACGAGGAGGAAGATAGTGAGAGTTCAGATTCTGAGGTTGATTTAGAGATTGAGAGAATTATTGCTGAAAGGTCTGGGAAGAAAATTAGTGAGAAGCATGGTTCTTCTAGGAAGAAGGGGAGTTCCGATGATGATGGGTCAGATCGGGATTCTgcgaagaagaggaaaaagagagGCAGGTCGAAGAAGAGAACTGGGAAGAGGGAAGTTAGTGATTCGGATGATTCAGgtgagaggaggagaaggaagaggaggagagcGCACAGGAGAAAGAGGGACATGTCTTCAGATGAGGATGATGAATATAGGCACAGTAGAAGAAAGAGTAGGAaggagaagaggaggaggagaagccgTCGATCAGATTCTGATTCTGAATCATCAGAGGATTCTGATGTACTGCACAAGCGGAAGAGCAAAAGGCCTCCATCATCTGACAGTGATTCATACTATGATTCAAGGAAGGGTAGGGATGCCAAGAGATCGGAAAAGAGGAGACGGCACCACCATGGGGATGATGAATAG